From a single Seriola aureovittata isolate HTS-2021-v1 ecotype China chromosome 18, ASM2101889v1, whole genome shotgun sequence genomic region:
- the cetn3 gene encoding centrin-3, which yields MSLSLRTELVADKTKRKKRRELTEDQKHEIKEAFELFDTDKDKEIDYHELKVAMRALGFEVKKVDVLKILKDYDREGNGKITFEDFNEVVTDRILERDPREEIMKAFKLFDDDESGKISLRNLRRVARELGENISDDELRSMIDEFDTDGDGEINQDEFVTIMTGDS from the exons ATGAGTCTGTCTCTGAG AACGGAGCTCGTGGCCGACAAAACCAAACGTAAGAAGCGGAGAGAGCTGACCGAGGATcagaaacatgaaatcaaaGAAGCTTTCGAGTTGTTCGACAccgacaaagacaaagaaattgATTACCACGAGCTGAAG GTGGCAATGCGTGCGCTCGGCTTCGAAGTGAAGAAAGTGGATGTTCTGAAGATTCTTAAAGACTATGACCGAGAGGGAAAcggaaaaataacatttgaggATTTCAACGAAGTGG TGACTGATCGCATCCTGGAGCGAGACCCGAGGGAGGAGATCATGAAAGCCTTCAAGCTGTTCGACGACGATGAATCTGGAAAGATCAGTCTGAGGAACCTGAGGCGAGTCGCTCGAGAGCTCGGGGAGAACATCAGCGACGACGAGCTGCGCAGCATGATCGACGAGTTCGACACCGACGGAGACGGTGAAA taAACCAGGATGAGTTTGTCACCATCATGACTGGAGACTCCTGA
- the LOC130186951 gene encoding centrin-3-like, giving the protein MSLSRRTELVADKTKCKRKKELTKDQKHEINESLELLDTDKDKEIDYHKLKVSNRDKHQAIKSEELSVDLRDKIVARHKSGQGYKTISKALSVPRSTVASIIVKWKKFGTTRTLPRVGRPAKLSNRARRALVRQVTKNPTVTLTELQKFTVEMGDPAGKTTILAALHKSGFYCKVARQKPL; this is encoded by the coding sequence AACGGAGCTTGTGGCCGACAAAACCAAatgtaagagaaagaaagaactcACCAAGGATCAGAAACATGAAATCAATGAATCCCTCGAGTTGTTGGACACtgacaaagataaagaaatTGATTACCACAAGTTGAAGGTGagcaacagagacaaacaccaaGCCATAAAGTCTGAGGAGCTCTCTGTAGACCTCCGTGATAAAATTGTGGCGAGGCATAAATCAGGGCAAGGctataaaaccatttctaaagctttgagtgttcccaggagcacagtggcgTCTATAATagtgaaatggaagaagtttggaaccaccaggactcttcctagagttgGGCGTCCGGCAAAACTGAGTAACAGGGCAAGAAGGGCCTTAGTCAGGCAGGTGACCAAGAATCCAACGGTCACTCTAACAGAACTTCAGAAGTTCACTGTAGAGATGGGAGATCCAGCCGGAAAGACGACCATCTTAGCAGCTCTCCACAAATCAggtttttattgtaaagtggcAAGACAGAAGCCACTGTGA